The Bacteroidales bacterium DNA segment GAACCAAACTGATGGTCAAAAATGCAACAGCCAGTGACCACCAACCGAATGAAAATATCGATAAAGCACTGGATGGAAATTTTTATACCAGATATCATTCTCCATGGCGGAAAAGTGTGGTATATCCTGTTGTCCTGACATTCGATTTTGAAGAACAGCCACAAATCGATTATTTTATTCACTATCCCAGAACAGACATAATTAACGGATTATTTGGAAAAGTGGAAATCTGGGCAAGTACAAAATCCAGTCCGGAATTGGAAAAAATAGCAACCCATGATTTTCATGAATCGAATGCTCCATCATGTTTTCAATTTCCCAGATCACTCGAAGATCCTCTTACGATTGAGTTAAGGGTAATGTCATCAGCAAGTCTGGATGATGATATTAAACGTGTTTCCTGTATGGAGATAGAGTTTTATAAAAAAGAATAGAACCAGATCAAGAAAGGTGATAAAACCGGAAATCAAAATTACTCCCGAAGAGCAATTTTGATTTCCGGTTTTTATTATTTTTACGCAAGAGTAAAAGTTTGCGTGTTTTATATCAGGATATAATTTGTGAAAAATAATTTACACTAAAATATAAGACGCATGCTGTATGCATCTTCTCCATCTGTATAATAGCGGTGCTTCACGGATGTTTTTGTGAAGCCGTTCTTTTCATATAATCTTATGGCAGCCAGATTGGTGGTTTTCACTTCAAGTGTCATGGCTTTTGCCCCCTTCTCACGGGCATATTCAGTAGCTTTGGCTATCAACTGTTGGGCCAGGTTTTTGCCCCTTCCTTCGGGATGCACGGCAATAGAATAGATTCGAAAAAGACAGGTTCTTTGGTTGAAAGTCAATGAAATATAGGC contains these protein-coding regions:
- the rimI gene encoding ribosomal protein S18-alanine N-acetyltransferase, producing MEAKITIDTATLADIDQILEIEKLSFDSDRFSKQQFSYLISKAKGRFYVLRYEGKIMAYISLTFNQRTCLFRIYSIAVHPEGRGKNLAQQLIAKATEYAREKGAKAMTLEVKTTNLAAIRLYEKNGFTKTSVKHRYYTDGEDAYSMRLIF